CGCTTCGAGAAAGTGGACAAGATCAAAGGTGCGGAgttgttggagaaggtgTACACTGATACCACAGGTGCGCcgagggagaagagaatgTCTCTGATGCCGGATTTCCAAGAGTTGAGAGGAAAGCCAAGCATGCCACATTTCGGCATTCGGGACAGATTCGATCAGTTCACGAAGAGGGATCGATCGTAGGGAGGTTGACCTTGACTAGTGCACTCATCTGATATGTGAGTGATAGCTGTAACAGTACGCTTGCTTTCTACCTGTGTCTCAGAGCTTGATGACAATCGAGCTGCACTTTCCATGCCCTGTCGATAAATGAATATGCACTGTACATATGACCCAAAATGCTCCTAGCTTCACGCCATCAAGGCACGTCCAGCTGCGTCACAGCAAATGCCCCACCCCCATAAAGAAAAACCccaaaagagaagaagaacccTAAGAAAACACCACAGCCTTCTTATCCAACGGCCTCCCATCCGGCCCAATCCCCGCCGCAGCAAACTGCCTCTCCGTATACAACCTTCTTGCCTCATCAAATGTGACACCTTGCCTCCTCATAATTCCATAGACCTCCGCTTTCTGCTGACCCGACAACCCACTTCGAGAGTCCTCGCCTTGGATATTCTCTGCAATATCGAAATTCGACGAGTGGAAACCTTGCTCGGCTTCATTTTGGAAAGATGAGGGTAAGGCGGAGTAGCGCCAGCGATCGATGTAGGCGTTCACGCGGTCGTAGATGTTCCAGGCCCAGGTGGGGATTTCGCCGGGAGCGGTTAGGTAGGGGATTGGAGGGGCGTAGGGTTTCCAGGTGTTGCGTGTGGCGTAGAGGACTTGGTGAGGAGTTAGTATGGAGTGTAGTGTTGTGGAGGGGGAGGGATGTGGTAAGGTACCTGTTGATAAGATGAGaaaggcgaagaggaaggtgtAGAAGAGGTACGCCATGATGGGTTGGCGAGTGGAAGTGTTCGGAGTTGAAGGAAAGGTTGAAGCGTAAGTCAGAGAGTTCAGAAAAGTGAAGTGGAAGATGGACTGGGGCGCTTTGCCCTCAGTATCATCGCCGGCGCATGTGGTGTGTTGTGGAAGTCGAGACGTGATAGTTGGCGTGTAGCGTTGGCTGTCATCATCGCGAGTCGCTCGGCGCGACGGACCTAAACTCCGCGTCTCTCTGCGCCTTCAATCTTCAACTTTTGCGACAACGATTTATTTCCGCCCACACACTTTCGCGCCAACATGTCTGCTGCGCGCCACTGGGAGCAGGACAAGGACAGTACGCTCTACATTGGAAACCTCGACGAGCGATGTACCGATGCGCTGGTTTGGGAGCTGATGCTCCAAGCTGGGCCTGTCATAAACGTCCACCTACCGAAAGATCGCGTCACGCAGTCGCATCAAGGATATGGATTTGTTGAGTTTGGAAGCGAGGAAGATGCGGATTATGCGTGCAAGATTATGAACCAGATCAGAGTGTATGGAAAGCCAATCAGAGTCAACAAAGCTTCAGCGGACAAGAGAGGGCCAAATGGCGAGGGCGGAGGACTTGGAGGTGGCGCTGGTGTGGGAGCGGAGCTTTTTGTTGGTAATTTGGACAACATGGTGGACGAGAAAGTGCTATACGACACCTTCAGCAGATTCGGGCCTCTGGTCGCTGCACCAAAGGTCGCAAGAGACGAAGCGAATCTTTCAAAAGGCTATGGCTTCGTCAGCTATGCATCTTTTGAGGCATCAGATCAAGCGATTGAACATATGCATGGCCAGTACCTCATGAACAAGGAGATCACAGTGCAGTATGCATACAAGAAGGACGGCAAGGGCGAGAGACACGGTGATGCGGCGGAGCGCGCACTTGCCGCACAGGCGAAGAAGCACGGCGTGGAAGTCGCAATTCCTGCTCTACCCGCAGCTCTGGTCATGCCCAGCGGGACACCTTCTGCACCACAGAGTATGGCACCAGTCAACATGACTGGAGCGAACGGATATCCTGTTGGCCCACCAAATGGCATGGGAGGCAGACCTACGCCTCAACCACCGCCAGCGTACGGAGGCTACCCAGCTTACCAGCCGCCTCCGACGCCCTCGAATTTGCCACCTCCGTCTCCATACGGAATGCCAAATGGCGGCATGCCTCAACCACCTCCATCATTACCACATCAGCCTCCGCAAGGCTTGCCTCCGCGAAACTACAATCAGTCTCCGTTGCAAGCACCACCTTCAGCAGCGGGTCTGCCTGCTCGACCTCCGCCTAGCACCGCAGGATACGGCGGGCCTCCAGCTGCGCCAGGTATGCATCAAGGCTTTCAAGGCGCTCCGCCGCCAGCCGGGctgcctcttcctccaaTGGGTCTTCCGGGCCACCCAGGccttcctccgcctccagcgGGCCTTCCTGGTCAAGGCTTCAGACAGCAGAGGTAGAATCCTGCCATGCCGCCGCAGCCGTCGAGGTGGGAATAGAATTACACTGAGGGACAGCCGAGGGGAAAGAAGGACAGCCTGGGACATGTGGCACCTCCACCTGGTTTGACTGGTGCCGAAACAGTGACGCCGGAGCCATCACGCATGCTTGGCAGCCAGAATGCTGGACCTTTCACCAGCGGTCTTGCACAATTCCAGAATGCTGGACCTTTCACCAGCGGTCTTCTACAACTCCAGCATACGAATCCCGTGCCTCCAAATACACAACCCCGTGCATTGCAATCCGGAGGTCGGGTTCTCGAAATGACCGACTACCCAATGGCAGGTCGCGACGGATCCCTAACTGCCCCAGACGACGACTTCGCAGAGGCTCGGTCATCAGGCAGACCCGTCAGTGGCCAACCGCCCCTCAAAAAAGCGAGGCTAGATGATGGGAAAAGTGCGTTTAGCAACGATCGAGTCTTGCCAAGTGATGGCGTTGATGCGTTCGAGAGAGCGAGAAGGTTTTCGGACTAGCTGCACTTGATGCCAGACGTTTACGATATTCTTCGATCACTTTTGGTAACACGACGCGAAGGACTTGGGAAGGAGTGGTATCGCGAAGAGAGCATAAAAGTAGGTAGCATTGTCAAATGATTTGCATTGAGTGCTTACAGTTTTCAAGCTTcgtctttcttctccttttcgTTGGCTGCGCATGCGATCGTCCCAGTGGAGCAATTTGTAATTTATGTTTGGTCTCTTTATGCCGAGCTCTGCTCTCAATGCAACCATCATTGTGCAAAAGAGGAATATCCTAGCAAACAATCACATCTGGCTGATCTGTGGACGGACGCTGTCGGAAGACATTAGGGTCAATTCAGGCCTAGAACCGCCGGCATCGCAGCCTTCGCGAGCATCAGCAATAGCACCGACGACTTACCGCTTGACCATCAAGCCAGAGACGATTGTTCGAAGTTGGAAGACTACAGCACGTATACATATCTTGCAATCTCAAGAACGGAAGAACAAGATGAGGAGCAACGAGGGCTGCTGAAGACCACGCGAGGTCTAGCAAAGGGCCGTCGAAAAGGCAAAAAACAATCGCCCCAGGTTGCTTGAGGATGCGTCCCGGAAGCATCCAAGGCCTCATAGATCTTGTGAATGTTAAAGGATCGTCACTCATGTCTCACAGCGCCAGAAACCTGACGACTTATGTGATAGACCAAGTTGCCTGAGACGATCGTTGGAAATGAACGATTTGAAGAGCATATATTTGCCGGTCGCCGGCACTACGGAACAAAAGAGGAAGCAGAACCATTTCAGTGCTGGACCTTGACCATTGTTCTTCATGTTGCAAAAGGGAACAACTGaggcaaaacaatcgccTCCAGTAATCTGGTGACTGGCAGCACACCAATTTTTCAACATAGAGGTCACCTGCTACCTTCGAATCGGAATCGCTTGTCTGCTGGATGGAGCGCCAGTACAGGACCAGCGACTTGTCCACTTTACCAACTTGCCGGAAACGATCGTTGAGAAGCATAGGCACAGACTGGTATAGGAAGGCTGGCTCAGATGGCGAGCAAGACAGAAAGCGGAGCAGCTCCTGACATACCTGGTACTCGAGAGACTGGATTGCGCAAAAGGCACGGAAGGGGTGCAAAACAATTGCTTCTGGCAGCTGGCAATGAGCGGCGATGGTCAAAGAACAATTCAGGAAAGCGTTCCTAAGTGGTCTCGAAACAGCCCACAGCCGGGACGCCAGCAAATACTGGCGACTTACCCGCTCGACCAACATGCCAGAGGCGATCATTGGGGAACAGGGACCAGAGGTAGTATATCAAAGCTTACTTCGAAGGGTGTGGAAGGTGAATGTCAAGAGAAGAGCCATGTCTCTAATCGAAAACCCCTTTTTCGGGCCAAGAAAAAAACAAAACAGGAGCAAAACAAATGCCTCCAGCAGCGGCTGGTTAGTGAACGATTAAGCTTCCCCAGGGGTCAAGCTCACGGCCGCCGCAAGATCCTTGTCGCATACATGTCGGAGCGCCAGCGAACACTGGCGACTTGTCATCGAAGGTGGGCGTATATGAAGCTTGTGGGAGAGACATCTTTTCGAAGAAAGGACTTTGACACGAACAGATCCGATTGACAGCTCATTCGATTCTTATGGCCTGTCTACGAAATACATCGGCAATACAGCCTGGAAGCACAATACCCCAGACAGCCCTGTTTGGTACAGTCTTCGTCGGTCGTGCAACGCAACTGTTTGATCGTCAGCTTGAGTCAACAGATGGTGGGGAATTAGAAGGAAGGACGAACTGCTCCCGCTGGAATCCCGCGTTGGGCTGCTACGATTTCGGTATGCGCCATCAAGGCGGCGATAACCGCAGCGACGATCGATTGGAACTTCATATTGTTGGTAGGATCTGGAAGGTCGTGTTAGGAAGAGACTAGATCCTCACAGGTGAAGACAATGCTCGGACGAGGAGGGAAAGTACCTGATCTGCAATGTGCGGTATATTTGTGTTCTCGTTTCTTCTGTATGTCTTTGCTGATGCGGCAGCAGTAGCCATTGGCGGATTCTTCGAGCAAGATATATCGAAATGTTGAGCCCTGAGCCCTATAGACTCCACTTACGGCGAAAGTTTACCCGAAGATATCTAGGAGACGCTTCAGCCCCTTTGGTGCAAGAGGCTTGGCATGTAGACACTATAGCTGGCAGGGTCGGATACTTGAAAGGGTAAACCTAGCACAAGAATATCGAAGAAAGTCTAGACCAGCAAAAATGTGTTGACTAAGTCTGATGCCGGATGGAAGAGGAATAGTATGGCTGACTGATAGTCTTTTCTCATGGCTAACCAGTCCCCTTCCCAAGAGCTAGTAGATCTTGGTCGATCGTCCGTACGAAGGTCTTGCGGCGTGACCACCTTCCCGAGGCCGATTTCCGGGTAGTCGTACTACGAGTCCCGTGGATCAGCGACCATGATGGTGCTCCGAGGTGAATGTTCGAAATCATCGACAAGAAGTAAAGAGTCTTGAGACTACGACAGTGAGAGCATCCATAATCAGGATTCGGCGGCAGCTTCATTCAATCATGTACGGCTGTTTCAAGTACTCTAGTCGTTCGAGAGGTCTCAAGAAACGGACGAGATACAATTGGCAAGAAACGGTACCAGGGTAAGCAAAAGATTTCAGTCCCCCAAGTTGGCGATAAAGGCATCTCGGAGTCTTCATTGCGAATATATGTATTGGAGTAGCAAAACAATCGTTTCTGCTTCGTTGTACCAATGCCTTCAATGAAACCCAGAGTCACAATGAACAGCTTGCAATCCGCATGATTAGCTCAGCACTATCAAGCGTCAAGAAGACGACTTACTGACTGCACCACCGCACCAGAAACGGTCATTCGAAAGTGTGGGATCCAGGTTTGTATATAAAACTTGAGTATCAGCAGTGGTATAAGCGGACCTGGCATGTTCCAGTATACTCATGCTATCTGAGCTGGTTGACGGCACCGAAACAACAGATCCGGGGGGCAAAAAATCGCCACTAGATGTTGATGCTGGGCGTATACTGATAATTGCGCTCCTCTTGTGATCTCGTTCTTCAATGCAGATTCTAGCCTTTGTCCAGCGTCAACAACGTAATCAGCGACCTAGTAATTGACCAACTCCCCAGAGGGAATATCGTCAGAAGGCTAGAGGAGATAACGCGTATGGGTCTACTGGGCTTACCTGGCAAGAGGGACGAGGAGGGGAGATCCTGCACGAGGGCAGGAAGACC
This genomic interval from Cercospora beticola chromosome 7, complete sequence contains the following:
- a CDS encoding uncharacterized protein (BUSCO:EOG09265I7S); translation: MAYLFYTFLFAFLILSTVLYATRNTWKPYAPPIPYLTAPGEIPTWAWNIYDRVNAYIDRWRYSALPSSFQNEAEQGFHSSNFDIAENIQGEDSRSGLSGQQKAEVYGIMRRQGVTFDEARRLYTERQFAAAGIGPDGRPLDKKAVVFS